The following coding sequences are from one Lentisphaerota bacterium window:
- a CDS encoding DNA-3-methyladenine glycosylase 2 family protein, giving the protein MNQHLHLARDPVMAGLIARFGKLRVMADRREPYEALSEAVVYQQLHAKAAATIMGRLVAQIGNGVLPDPEGMLDAPDEALRAAGLSRNKIAALRDIATHARDGRLPTLAACRDLSDAELIARLTDIRGIGPWTVDMFLIFTLGRPDVLPSGDFGVRRGYSIAYSLPEMPAPKALALAGERWAPHRSLAALYLWRVADG; this is encoded by the coding sequence CCGAGATCCCGTCATGGCCGGGCTGATTGCGCGCTTCGGCAAGCTGCGGGTGATGGCTGATCGGCGCGAACCGTATGAGGCGCTGAGCGAGGCGGTGGTCTACCAGCAGCTCCATGCGAAGGCGGCGGCCACCATCATGGGCCGCCTCGTCGCCCAGATCGGGAACGGCGTCCTGCCGGATCCGGAGGGGATGCTCGACGCGCCGGATGAGGCCCTGCGAGCGGCGGGCCTCTCCCGCAACAAGATCGCCGCGCTGCGGGATATCGCCACACACGCCCGCGATGGCCGCCTGCCCACGCTCGCCGCCTGCCGCGATCTCAGCGATGCGGAGTTGATCGCACGACTCACCGACATCCGCGGCATCGGCCCCTGGACCGTCGATATGTTTCTCATCTTCACCCTCGGCCGACCCGATGTTCTCCCCTCGGGCGACTTCGGCGTGCGCCGGGGCTACTCGATTGCCTACTCCCTGCCGGAAATGCCCGCGCCCAAGGCTCTGGCCCTCGCGGGCGAGCGCTGGGCGCCGCACCGATCCCTCGCCGCTCTCTACCTCTGGCGGGTAGCCGACGGC